A genomic segment from Lytechinus variegatus isolate NC3 chromosome 10, Lvar_3.0, whole genome shotgun sequence encodes:
- the LOC121422708 gene encoding uncharacterized protein LOC121422708 encodes MKHESKTIHVDERPSFAGSLVTIFAGQGARAADSKTTRENLPGKSRVGRILLNDNHSQDRLLGMKLADIHQMQRKAETFISHQQKTFLAKMEKRQDTWVREHIRFSNGTNLIRQPEDDDEDVPPTRETYKSFLEGGERQGVDSSDATKGDDGTLPAITYLTEGTDNSNSTKNVGNGATIFLKEPDVTDRTPNKGFVGLPPITQAKKSGFAPSGNVDDVFDDMAFKRSARKWPPVKSAEDGTGSLPVIDLNDPRTGTAGKESKMSAIEELEEFPEKCSPTPKFLLSRSLPLMQLEEPQSRKLRARREHQPKIRRKRSRNMSARVIENDNPLSDDRFVKLHALLASEVVADHETRELSAIARGFLAAKRFGQGWKK; translated from the coding sequence ATGAAACATGAATCAAAGACTATTCATGTGGATGAGCGACCAAGCTTTGCCGGAAGTTTGGTCACCATATTTGCTGGACAAGGAGCCCGAGCAGCTGACAGCAAGACCACAAGAGAGAACCTTCCAGGAAAGAGTAGAGTGGGACGCATCCTTCTCAATGACAACCACAGCCAAGACCGGCTCCTGGGAATGAAGCTTGCGGACATCCATCAGATGCAACGGAAGGCAGAGACCTTCATATCGCATCAACAGAAGACCTTCCTCGCAAAGATGGAGAAGCGTCAGGATACTTGGGTTAGGGAGCACATCAGGTTCTCGAACGGTACCAACCTGATAAGGCAACCCGAGGATGACGACGAAGACGTCCCGCCCACCAGAGAAACTTACAAGTCATTTCTTGAGGGTGGTGAACGTCAAGGGGTCGATTCATCAGATGCTACGAAAGGAGACGATGGAACTCTCCCCGCAATAACGTATCTTACAGAAGGAACAGATAATTCGAATTCAACAAAGAATGTTGGAAACGGTGCAACAATCTTCTTAAAAGAACCTGACGTCACCGATCGAACACCGAATAAAGGATTTGTAGGTCTACCCCCAATCACACAAGCAAAGAAATCTGGATTTGCCCCATCTGGAAATGTCGATGATGTGTTCGATGATATGGCCTTCAAGCGAAGTGCCCGAAAATGGCCACCAGTTAAGAGTGCAGAGGATGGGACAGGAAGTTTACCAGTTATAGATCTTAATGATCCAAGAACAGGTACCGCTGGAAAGGAATCTAAAATGAGTGCAATAGAAGAACTGGAAGAATTTCCAGAAAAATGTAGCCCCACACCAAAGTTCCTCTTATCAAGATCCCTACCCTTGATGCAGTTGGAAGAACCTCAATCTCGGAAGCTACGAGCCCGTAGAGAACATCAACCAAAGATCCGACGGAAGAGATCGAGGAACATGAGTGCAAGGGTGATCGAGAATGACAACCCTTTATCGGATGACAGGTTTGTCAAGCTGCATGCACTCTTGGCCAGTGAAGTAGTTGCTGATCATGAGACGAGGGAATTGTCGGCAATTGCGCGAGGGTTCCTTGCCGCAAAAAGGTTTGGACAAGGTTGGAAGAAGTAG